The Euwallacea fornicatus isolate EFF26 chromosome 3, ASM4011564v1, whole genome shotgun sequence genome has a segment encoding these proteins:
- the cic gene encoding protein capicua homolog isoform X5 produces MDMGVRKLPKKRKFDPSELDEGVQHQSNPSTCIAVSVVQTLPSVTTTEYSFNNQKAPLPPPLVELSEWCNHRVLAKQGDWYLPGVIKEAGGDAITVVLDGKGERKTYENVFDSECYNVIGDASPSVNQISIGTRVCVRHNQSQSMFVEGVVCSILEGQPGQPIRFVAAVIGEKSYEVNVKRADLRLLRPPWWDELEHLDLVSSQPNDYSRTSPGTLNASVGACTPLSNGRMYDEFGESEDELRQEGFTEEAKLSGGSKRSSMHSRGSSSSSVTPSQPATPHKYKKGDVVSNPNGIRKKFNGKQWRRLCSKENCNKESQRRGYCSRHLSQKGNGLRGTSFPRAGSKQEGEDTSRDSETSPSAQDRRVTGRFDQEETDVANMLVSLGSSRSATPAAFSPGTSSSPVARVASAPSPVTVGPRQNVFLPIGGGAPSYPPYHQPVIRPELVRPVQTAQSVIRVSPRPRLWDSVSTLENSQVVSQQTSGIEERVTLAPHVTAGSLYALPQSQEKILVVIKNNLENRNEEAKSIPRQVIQTDHMRNSHSAVIVHPTQLVPVLPAASQSRAVPAGVIVTPEQAIEPPISQPSLIQNSQVSQVGSSASAFAVPWHAVVPILSNNNFSGGPLSPVSKEVPENESGDHDVLHNPEDEDDDDDVFEPDNGDSSGGADIGRTPSTPQRRTQSTSSLHGREAKNNKDRIRRPMNAFMIFSKVHRALVHQRHPNQDNRTVSKILGEWWYALGSTEKKKYHELATEVKEAHFKAHPDWKWCNKDRRKSSTGSVRSKLSSTGECDVPMSPSQGERPLDEEDDDHLVIADGVNQEIDLKCKEKVTDSDSESHCDMEGPQQSSIFSPAAPVSYQLLPFQQRSIRSIHYSPQPVKSEEPSAPNTPTTAFSSVGNGSSLTILKPAVPSKLTPENYQSPLTVLIGNGHPVCLTEGPTDRQPFVMQVASTAASELPCVYVQPQSYEQPRLAVQLLPKATVTSAPSHSVIVSQPARVTTTTQPQEEAQACTPKNQGPVFFQKPKIESGSSEEDSNMREENGGEFKLAPTPAQLGCAPLQRRQLAVNQTCFQGISDIGIDLQSPSTKKSFFKRNIEDGMDRFFRVLETVNFEAKFSSLPRFQPSEGQSPSAISVPSPSLFGSNSLRHNRGPPLTAPARGPEEDISSAGTHFFGPDFSLEHARLELQDTDEGTSPSPRTPRTPGTKDPDKGHRRTLEQRRQLVMQLFKEHSFFPSSKATSRFQEEHSDIFPTRGTLQLKIREVRQKLMAQNNQLTPLTPSPGPQGPQSAGLHELLKVSSSS; encoded by the exons ATGGACATGGGAGTCCGTAAACTCCCCAAAAAGCGTAAATTTGACCCATCTGAATTAGATGAGGGTGTTCAACATCAGTCTAATCCCAGTACTTGCATAGCGGTATCGGTGGTGCAAACATTGCCTAGTGTGACTACTACAGAATACTCTTTCAATAACCAAAAAGCACCACTACCTCCTCCACTTGTTGAATTAAGTGAATGGTGCAATCACAGAGTACTTGCCAAGCAAGGAGATTGGTATTTGCCAGGAGTAATCAAAGAAGCTGGAGGTGATGCA ATCACAGTAGTCCTGGATGGTAAAGGAGAAAGAAAAACATATGAGAATGTTTTTGATAGTGAGTGTTACAACGTTATTGGAGATGCCAGTCCTTCTGTGAATCAGATCAGTATAGGGACAAGAGTTTGTGTCCGACATAACCAGAGTCAGAGCATGTTTGTTGAAGGTGTTGTGTGTTCCATTCTTGAAGGACAACCTGGGCAGCCCATAAGATTTGTAGCTGCAGTCATTG gtGAAAAATCGTACGAAGTAAATGTTAAAAGGGCAGACTTGCGCTTGTTACGTCCACCATGGTGGGATGAACTTGAACATTTAGACTTGGTATCATCTCAGCCAAATGATTATTCTCGCACTTCACCTGGAACTCTTAACGCATCTGTTGGAGCCTGTACTCCATTGTCAAATGGCAGAATGTATGATGAGTTTGGCGAAAGTGAAGACGAATTAAGGCAAGAGGGCTTTACTGAAGAAGCTAAGCTTTCTGGAGGTAGCAAAAGGAGTAGCATGCATAGTAGAGGCTCGTCGTCCAGTAGTGTTACGCCTAGTCAACCTGCTACTCCACATAAGTATAAAAAAGGGGATGTGGTATCTAATCCGAATGGTATACGTAAGAAATTCAATGGAAAACAATGGCGTAGATTATGTTCTAAAGAAAACTGCAACAAAGAAAGTCAAAGGCGCGGCTATTGCTCTCGCCATTTGAGTCAAAAAGGAAACGGGCTGCGTGGAACCTCATTTCCGAGGGCGGGAAGCAAACAAGAGGGTGAAGACACTTCTCGAGATTCTGAAACCTCGCCAAGTGCGCAGGATCGCAGAGTTACGGGTCGTTTTGATCAAGAAGAAACTGATGTTGCTAACATGTTag TTTCACTAGGAAGCTCACGTTCAGCCACTCCAGCAGCGTTTTCTCCAGGAACTTCAAGTTCTCCAGTGGCGAGAGTGGCTAGCGCCCCCTCTCCAGTAACTGTAGGTCCTCGTCAGAATGTATTTTTACCCATAGGAGGAGGAGCTCCTTCATACCCTCCATATCATCAGCCGGTTATTAGGCCAGAATTAGTGCGACCAGTGCAAACTGCACAAAGTGTGATCCGGGTCTCCCCAAGGCCTAGACTTTGGGATAGTGTTTCTACTTTGGAAAATTCACAAGTAGTCTCACAACAAACTTCAGGAATTGAGGAAAGGGTTACTTTGGCTCCTCATGTGACTGCTG gttcCTTATATGCCCTTCCCCAGTcccaagaaaaaattttggtaGTAATTAAGAACAACCTAGAAAATCGCAATGAGGAGGCCAAGTCTATCCCTAGACAG GTGATCCAGACTGACCATATGCGGAATTCTCATTCAGCAGTAATTGTCCATCCCACGCAATTAGTACCAGTACTTCCCGCAGCATCTCAGTCAAGGGCGGTCCCTGCCGGTGTCATCGTTACTCCTGAACAAGCCATTGAACCCCCAATATCTCAACCATCTTTGATCCAAAATTCTCAAGTATCTCAAGTAGGCAGTTCAGCCTCAGCTTTCGCAGTGCCATGGCATGCAGTGGTTCCAATATTGtccaataacaatttttccgGAGGGCCTCTTTCGCCTGTTAGCAAAGAAGTACCAGAGAATGAGAGTGGTGATCATGACGTACTTCACAATCCTGAGGATGAAGATGATGACGATGATGTATTCGAGCCCGATAATGGAGACAGTTCCGGAGGGGCGGATATTGGAAGGACCCCCTCCACTCCGCAAAGAAGGACACAATCCACCAGTTCTTTGCATGGAAGAGAAGCAAAG AATAATAAGGATAGGATCAGGCGGCCAATGAATGCCttcatgattttttctaaaGTACATCGGGCATTGGTGCATCAACGACATCCCAATCAAGATAATCGCACAGTCTCCAAAATTCTCGGAGAGTGGTGGTACGCACTTGGTTCcacagaaaagaaaaagtaccATGAATTAGCGACTGAGGTTAAAGAGGCCCATTTTAAAGCTCATCCCGATTGGAAGTG GTGTAATAAAGATAGAAGAAAATCATCGACAGGTTCTGTTAGAAGCAAACTCAGCTCTACTGGTGAATGTGATGTACCTATGAGCCCTTCACAAGGAGAAAGACCACTTGATGAGGAAGATGATGATCATTTAGTTATTGCCGATGGCGTAAATCAGGAAATAGATTTGAAGTGCAAGGAGAAG GTAACTGATTCGGATTCGGAGTCTCATTGCGACATGGAGGGACCTCAGCAATCGAGTATATTTAGTCCTGCAGCTCCAGTTTCGTATCAATTGTTGCCTTTTCAACAAAGAAGTATCAGGTCTATTCATTATTCTCCTCAACCTGTAAAGTCAGAAGAACCTTCAGCTCCCAACACGCCTACGACTGCCTTCTCATCAG TTGGTAATGGTTCATCTCTGACAATCCTTAAACCGGCAGTACCCAGTAAGCTCACACCGGAAAACTACCAGTCCCCTCTAACAGTACTAATCGGCAATGGTCATCCTGTGTGTCTTACAGAGGGACCCACAGACAGGCAACCATTCGTAATGCAAGTGGCGTCTACAGCAGCTTCTGAACTGCCCTGTGTGTACGTTCAACCACAAAGTTATGAACAACCTCGCTTAGCTGTGCAGTTGTTGCCCAAAGCAACTGTGACTAGCGCTCCTTCTCATTCGGTTATTGTCAGTCAACCTGCGAGAGTCACAACAACTACGCAGCCTCAAGAAGAAGCGCAAGCATGCACCCCGAAAAACCAAG gaccagtttttttccaaaaaccgaAAATCGAAAGTGGTTCATCTGAGGAAGATTCAAATATGCGCGAAGAAAATGGTGGGGAATTTAAACTCGCTCCCACGCCAGCTCAATTAGGTTGCGCTCCCCTACAAAGGCGTCAGTTGGCAGTGAATCAGACATGTTTTCAAGGAATTTCAGATATTGGTATCGATCTCCAGTCACCCTCCACCAAGAAAAGTTTCTTCAAAAGAAACATTGAGGATGGAATGGATAG gTTCTTTAGGGTACTTGAAACAGTCAACTTCGAAGCCAAGTTTTCCTCGCTTCCTAGATTTCAACCTTCAGAAGGCCAGTCTCCTAGTGCGATCTCAGTGCCAAGCCCCAGTTTATTTGGTTCTAATTCTTTAAGGCACAATCGTGGACCTCCTTTGACTGCTCCTGCCAGAGGACCGGAAGAAGATATAAGCTCAG CCGGTACGCATTTCTTTGGACCTGATTTTTCTTTGGAGCACGCCAGGTTGGAATTGCAAGACACCGATGAAGGCACTTCACCTTCACCACGGACCCCGAGAACACCGGGAACTAAAGACCCAGATAAAGGTCATAGAAGGACTTTGGAGCAACGTCGTCAGCTCGTAATGCAACTTTTCAAGGAACattccttttttccttcgtCCAAAGCCACTTCCAGGTTTCAAGAAGAACATTCAGATATTTTTCCCACGAGAGGCACCTTACAGCTTAAG ATACGCGAAGTACGTCAGAAATTGATGGCACAAAATAACCAATTGACTCCCCTTACCCCAAGTCCCGGACCTCAAGGACCACAATCAGCTGGGTTGCATGAACTTTTGAAGGTCTCCTCCAGCAGCTAG
- the cic gene encoding protein capicua homolog isoform X3 gives MDMGVRKLPKKRKFDPSELDEGVQHQSNPSTCIAVSVVQTLPSVTTTEYSFNNQKAPLPPPLVELSEWCNHRVLAKQGDWYLPGVIKEAGGDAITVVLDGKGERKTYENVFDSECYNVIGDASPSVNQISIGTRVCVRHNQSQSMFVEGVVCSILEGQPGQPIRFVAAVIGEKSYEVNVKRADLRLLRPPWWDELEHLDLVSSQPNDYSRTSPGTLNASVGACTPLSNGRMYDEFGESEDELRQEGFTEEAKLSGGSKRSSMHSRGSSSSSVTPSQPATPHKYKKGDVVSNPNGIRKKFNGKQWRRLCSKENCNKESQRRGYCSRHLSQKGNGLRGTSFPRAGSKQEGEDTSRDSETSPSAQDRRVTGRFDQEETDVANMLVSLGSSRSATPAAFSPGTSSSPVARVASAPSPVTVGPRQNVFLPIGGGAPSYPPYHQPVIRPELVRPVQTAQSVIRVSPRPRLWDSVSTLENSQVVSQQTSGIEERVTLAPHVTAGSLYALPQSQEKILVVIKNNLENRNEEAKSIPRQVIQTDHMRNSHSAVIVHPTQLVPVLPAASQSRAVPAGVIVTPEQAIEPPISQPSLIQNSQVSQVGSSASAFAVPWHAVVPILSNNNFSGGPLSPVSKEVPENESGDHDVLHNPEDEDDDDDVFEPDNGDSSGGADIGRTPSTPQRRTQSTSSLHGREAKNNKDRIRRPMNAFMIFSKVHRALVHQRHPNQDNRTVSKILGEWWYALGSTEKKKYHELATEVKEAHFKAHPDWKWCNKDRRKSSTGSVRSKLSSTGECDVPMSPSQGERPLDEEDDDHLVIADGVNQEIDLKCKEKVTDSDSESHCDMEGPQQSSIFSPAAPVSYQLLPFQQRSIRSIHYSPQPVKSEEPSAPNTPTTAFSSVGNGSSLTILKPAVPSKLTPENYQSPLTVLIGNGHPVCLTEGPTDRQPFVMQVASTAASELPCVYVQPQSYEQPRLAVQLLPKATVTSAPSHSVIVSQPARVTTTTQPQEEAQACTPKNQGPVFFQKPKIESGSSEEDSNMREENGGEFKLAPTPAQLGCAPLQRRQLAVNQTCFQGISDIGIDLQSPSTKKSFFKRNIEDGMDRFFRVLETVNFEAKFSSLPRFQPSEGQSPSAISVPSPSLFGSNSLRHNRGPPLTAPARGPEEDISSGADAPLSLPSARPLAGTHFFGPDFSLEHARLELQDTDEGTSPSPRTPRTPGTKDPDKGHRRTLEQRRQLVMQLFKEHSFFPSSKATSRFQEEHSDIFPTRGTLQLKIREVRQKLMAQNNQLTPLTPSPGPQGPQSAGLHELLKVSSSS, from the exons ATGGACATGGGAGTCCGTAAACTCCCCAAAAAGCGTAAATTTGACCCATCTGAATTAGATGAGGGTGTTCAACATCAGTCTAATCCCAGTACTTGCATAGCGGTATCGGTGGTGCAAACATTGCCTAGTGTGACTACTACAGAATACTCTTTCAATAACCAAAAAGCACCACTACCTCCTCCACTTGTTGAATTAAGTGAATGGTGCAATCACAGAGTACTTGCCAAGCAAGGAGATTGGTATTTGCCAGGAGTAATCAAAGAAGCTGGAGGTGATGCA ATCACAGTAGTCCTGGATGGTAAAGGAGAAAGAAAAACATATGAGAATGTTTTTGATAGTGAGTGTTACAACGTTATTGGAGATGCCAGTCCTTCTGTGAATCAGATCAGTATAGGGACAAGAGTTTGTGTCCGACATAACCAGAGTCAGAGCATGTTTGTTGAAGGTGTTGTGTGTTCCATTCTTGAAGGACAACCTGGGCAGCCCATAAGATTTGTAGCTGCAGTCATTG gtGAAAAATCGTACGAAGTAAATGTTAAAAGGGCAGACTTGCGCTTGTTACGTCCACCATGGTGGGATGAACTTGAACATTTAGACTTGGTATCATCTCAGCCAAATGATTATTCTCGCACTTCACCTGGAACTCTTAACGCATCTGTTGGAGCCTGTACTCCATTGTCAAATGGCAGAATGTATGATGAGTTTGGCGAAAGTGAAGACGAATTAAGGCAAGAGGGCTTTACTGAAGAAGCTAAGCTTTCTGGAGGTAGCAAAAGGAGTAGCATGCATAGTAGAGGCTCGTCGTCCAGTAGTGTTACGCCTAGTCAACCTGCTACTCCACATAAGTATAAAAAAGGGGATGTGGTATCTAATCCGAATGGTATACGTAAGAAATTCAATGGAAAACAATGGCGTAGATTATGTTCTAAAGAAAACTGCAACAAAGAAAGTCAAAGGCGCGGCTATTGCTCTCGCCATTTGAGTCAAAAAGGAAACGGGCTGCGTGGAACCTCATTTCCGAGGGCGGGAAGCAAACAAGAGGGTGAAGACACTTCTCGAGATTCTGAAACCTCGCCAAGTGCGCAGGATCGCAGAGTTACGGGTCGTTTTGATCAAGAAGAAACTGATGTTGCTAACATGTTag TTTCACTAGGAAGCTCACGTTCAGCCACTCCAGCAGCGTTTTCTCCAGGAACTTCAAGTTCTCCAGTGGCGAGAGTGGCTAGCGCCCCCTCTCCAGTAACTGTAGGTCCTCGTCAGAATGTATTTTTACCCATAGGAGGAGGAGCTCCTTCATACCCTCCATATCATCAGCCGGTTATTAGGCCAGAATTAGTGCGACCAGTGCAAACTGCACAAAGTGTGATCCGGGTCTCCCCAAGGCCTAGACTTTGGGATAGTGTTTCTACTTTGGAAAATTCACAAGTAGTCTCACAACAAACTTCAGGAATTGAGGAAAGGGTTACTTTGGCTCCTCATGTGACTGCTG gttcCTTATATGCCCTTCCCCAGTcccaagaaaaaattttggtaGTAATTAAGAACAACCTAGAAAATCGCAATGAGGAGGCCAAGTCTATCCCTAGACAG GTGATCCAGACTGACCATATGCGGAATTCTCATTCAGCAGTAATTGTCCATCCCACGCAATTAGTACCAGTACTTCCCGCAGCATCTCAGTCAAGGGCGGTCCCTGCCGGTGTCATCGTTACTCCTGAACAAGCCATTGAACCCCCAATATCTCAACCATCTTTGATCCAAAATTCTCAAGTATCTCAAGTAGGCAGTTCAGCCTCAGCTTTCGCAGTGCCATGGCATGCAGTGGTTCCAATATTGtccaataacaatttttccgGAGGGCCTCTTTCGCCTGTTAGCAAAGAAGTACCAGAGAATGAGAGTGGTGATCATGACGTACTTCACAATCCTGAGGATGAAGATGATGACGATGATGTATTCGAGCCCGATAATGGAGACAGTTCCGGAGGGGCGGATATTGGAAGGACCCCCTCCACTCCGCAAAGAAGGACACAATCCACCAGTTCTTTGCATGGAAGAGAAGCAAAG AATAATAAGGATAGGATCAGGCGGCCAATGAATGCCttcatgattttttctaaaGTACATCGGGCATTGGTGCATCAACGACATCCCAATCAAGATAATCGCACAGTCTCCAAAATTCTCGGAGAGTGGTGGTACGCACTTGGTTCcacagaaaagaaaaagtaccATGAATTAGCGACTGAGGTTAAAGAGGCCCATTTTAAAGCTCATCCCGATTGGAAGTG GTGTAATAAAGATAGAAGAAAATCATCGACAGGTTCTGTTAGAAGCAAACTCAGCTCTACTGGTGAATGTGATGTACCTATGAGCCCTTCACAAGGAGAAAGACCACTTGATGAGGAAGATGATGATCATTTAGTTATTGCCGATGGCGTAAATCAGGAAATAGATTTGAAGTGCAAGGAGAAG GTAACTGATTCGGATTCGGAGTCTCATTGCGACATGGAGGGACCTCAGCAATCGAGTATATTTAGTCCTGCAGCTCCAGTTTCGTATCAATTGTTGCCTTTTCAACAAAGAAGTATCAGGTCTATTCATTATTCTCCTCAACCTGTAAAGTCAGAAGAACCTTCAGCTCCCAACACGCCTACGACTGCCTTCTCATCAG TTGGTAATGGTTCATCTCTGACAATCCTTAAACCGGCAGTACCCAGTAAGCTCACACCGGAAAACTACCAGTCCCCTCTAACAGTACTAATCGGCAATGGTCATCCTGTGTGTCTTACAGAGGGACCCACAGACAGGCAACCATTCGTAATGCAAGTGGCGTCTACAGCAGCTTCTGAACTGCCCTGTGTGTACGTTCAACCACAAAGTTATGAACAACCTCGCTTAGCTGTGCAGTTGTTGCCCAAAGCAACTGTGACTAGCGCTCCTTCTCATTCGGTTATTGTCAGTCAACCTGCGAGAGTCACAACAACTACGCAGCCTCAAGAAGAAGCGCAAGCATGCACCCCGAAAAACCAAG gaccagtttttttccaaaaaccgaAAATCGAAAGTGGTTCATCTGAGGAAGATTCAAATATGCGCGAAGAAAATGGTGGGGAATTTAAACTCGCTCCCACGCCAGCTCAATTAGGTTGCGCTCCCCTACAAAGGCGTCAGTTGGCAGTGAATCAGACATGTTTTCAAGGAATTTCAGATATTGGTATCGATCTCCAGTCACCCTCCACCAAGAAAAGTTTCTTCAAAAGAAACATTGAGGATGGAATGGATAG gTTCTTTAGGGTACTTGAAACAGTCAACTTCGAAGCCAAGTTTTCCTCGCTTCCTAGATTTCAACCTTCAGAAGGCCAGTCTCCTAGTGCGATCTCAGTGCCAAGCCCCAGTTTATTTGGTTCTAATTCTTTAAGGCACAATCGTGGACCTCCTTTGACTGCTCCTGCCAGAGGACCGGAAGAAGATATAAGCTCAG GAGCAGATGCTCCCTTATCTCTACCCTCTGCTCGACCTCTAGCCGGTACGCATTTCTTTGGACCTGATTTTTCTTTGGAGCACGCCAGGTTGGAATTGCAAGACACCGATGAAGGCACTTCACCTTCACCACGGACCCCGAGAACACCGGGAACTAAAGACCCAGATAAAGGTCATAGAAGGACTTTGGAGCAACGTCGTCAGCTCGTAATGCAACTTTTCAAGGAACattccttttttccttcgtCCAAAGCCACTTCCAGGTTTCAAGAAGAACATTCAGATATTTTTCCCACGAGAGGCACCTTACAGCTTAAG ATACGCGAAGTACGTCAGAAATTGATGGCACAAAATAACCAATTGACTCCCCTTACCCCAAGTCCCGGACCTCAAGGACCACAATCAGCTGGGTTGCATGAACTTTTGAAGGTCTCCTCCAGCAGCTAG